The genomic window ATAGCATACGAGCCAGGAGGCAATGCCGGCCATGCCACCGGCAGCAAGGGCATGAAGCACGTTGGGTTTTTCACTTAAAGACATAAGCCACTCGTAGCTAACAAAGTAGGCGGCGAAAGCTGCGAAGgatatatgaaatttattaacacTTCCAAAAACGTAGCACATTGCGCATGAGAGGGTCATTCAACAGTTCGTAGGAAACGATaggtacaaatttttattttaatttattagttttttattccGATGCACTCTTATGAGCGTTTCTAGGCTATCcaaacatatgcatgtgtatactGCTTGAACGAccctcgattttttttttaagtgaaatggtAATTACTTAGTTTGAATGTCGATATGCAGTTGTAATTTTACTATACTTTACGTACCTGGCACATCTCTGGCGGCTGTTATACCCAACCCACGAAACCCTCCTTTAAATCCGTCTCTCTGAATTATATGCCTTATGCATTGGAATGGACTTGTGAATTGAGGCGCTTTTGGATCGAGATGCTGTAGCTGCATACGCGTCTTAGCTAATTCCATTGGCGAACACGCTATACTTTGCGAAAGGCCCGAAGCACAGCCGGCTATAAAATGCGAAAATAAGGAATTGGAGTCCTCTATTTGCCGTTGTACATTTCCATAAACACCGAAGACTATGGCATTCACAACACTGATCCCCATCAATGGGCTGGACATGCCTCGATACAGACTACGCGTACCATCAGTTTGAATTAGTGATGAGATGCAGTGGAACGTACCTCGGTAAATGGGATTCTTAACATCTTGCATTTGTAGGTGGACTTTAACCGTATCAAAGGGATGACCAACCAACACACCCGCACAGCctgcaaaaattttagaaaaagttgttgGATGAATTAGAAAATACCAAATTCATAgacaataaattttgcaaaatttgccTACGTATTTTTAGATTAAAGGAAGAAAAGTATTAAACTATATATCGGAGACAAAAGTGTTGTTAAGGTGCATATAGCAAAATTTTAgagctataattttatatatcatTTTAGCCGATTAGATCTCTCACAAAAGGGTCGTTTAGGCctcttttttagaaaattgaaGTAAAATGGCATTTTGAAGATCGCTAGAGGAttataatattctaaaaaattatttactagaAAATTTCACTAGGGGTCCCCTCAGACAAAATATTTGGACAAACACTTTAGCCCTGTAGCGGCCTTAACAATGCCATTTTACTCGGCCACTCTAAAAACGGAACCAACACGATTTCGTGAGAGAGCTAACTTGTTCTACAAAATTAGTCCGCATAAAATTTTACTACATATATTCGCCCTAACAACATATTTCTCTACGACATGTATTTTAACTCTTTCCCCCATTTATTCTAAAAACACTTaggcaaaatattgcaaatttaaaatggccatatcaaaaaaattttactgaagAATCCAAAACGATTTTGACGTTTTACTATTTGGGTCTAAGTCTTTCATCGTGCGTTGGGATAATTGCCCCCAAAAAATGTTTGGTGCagtgttataataaaaaaagtaaaaaatcgaaaacataaaacatcagaaaaataaaaaagaatgttattatttttttcggattatttgagaaaattgatcgaataataaaaaaaccgaattgcaaatttttttatataataatttgtcaCAAAAACttcaattagtttttttctttcaaaaaaaaaatcataaatattattatttattacttacctattaaatataccaaaacactgaattgataatttaataataaactaataataatcgctaaattatttcatttctttataatttgccaccagtaattaaaaataataattacaatttttacccttaaataaaataaaaacaattaaaaagaaaGTAATCAAACAAAGTttatcatataataaaaaatctgaatcgttgattatttttaatttgtcccaaaaaatctttaaataataatagttatgattaaaaaaatgtatcaaaaaccaaaaacgaatAAAATGGAACTGCTAATTTAAtaactaattaataataatcgctgatttttctgattttttataatttgtctcaaatattctaaaaaaaaatgcattaaataacaataaatataaatttttaccataacaaaataaagaaaacataaacaaaataaaaaatagtgcgATTAGTTTCTTTTTagaatatttgagaaaatgtgTCAAATaatcaaagaagaaaaaaataaaatagtcgacgattttttttataatttattaaaagtaattaaaaatagtaattttattatttatttatttattatattaaaaataattaaaacaataattttattttataatgtaATTATTTCCAATGACaaataactttattattttttttctttatttttaatttctttaaatttaattaatttcttttttcttttctaattcCAACTAACGCCTGAGTTATGGAAaacattattttgattaataaaaacacaatattaattttattacttatcgtaaaaataattgaaaatttgcttttttcaacTTACCACCAAGGCAACCCGCAACAAAATCGAACGCCATCGCTATATGGGTACTATTCACAGGAACTATAGGTTGTAGGTGTACACCCTCAGGAGGGGTCTGAAATGAAGTAATCAAATGTTGTTtaggtatttatatacataaattatgTGTGCGAATATAATCAGTActaatataaggtggcgcaaaattaatcatccaattgtgtttttgaataacttcctTATTCTTTTTGACGCTATAaccacttaagcgattttggccgagttgttTCTCTCTAGGTGCCAgtcggacacaccaagtgatctttccaacgtagaggaggtaTTCCTTttgctctgctaccatcagctggtaccgcatcgaatactttcagaaataTACctactaaatacatttttttacataaaaaaaaatttatgtgatGGTAAACTTTATATTGACCTTTGCGCGCTCCATTGGAACTGTTTGTAGATCTTCcaaaagggtgattaatttcgcGCCACCATGTATAaagatatgtatgcacatattcaCAAACGTACATATAAACCTGTTGAACTATTTTCCATACAATCATTTTCCTAATTCCTTATAATAATCGTAAATACACATTAATTTACTACCAGAAGGGTCTTAGTCCATAAGGATTCATTTCCATGTTCATGGGAGTAAACTAAAAATTACGATTATGATCGGACATTGTAACTTGAAGTCTGTTATGCATTAAAGGCAAACTTTCATCCTGAGCAATAAACTAGTTAAATTAGTCACGTTTCCACAAAACATACGTAAAATGCCAGAAACATGCGAAAAAGTCCAGCGCTGatcaaagttttcaataatatatgtatgtatgcatatatgtatgtctttATACATAACTAATTGATTATTTATATATCAAGATTATTtcatagaaattttaataaataagagTGTTGCGCTCTGTGCtaactaatatattatatttgctggGCTTGCGGTTCCAAAAATAGAGCAGACAACCGCTGGCTGAGCTCCTTGGACGGTCAATTCCCCGGCAAGGAAATTTTCGCTAGTCGCTAAAACAACGTGGACATTAGGTTCCTTTCTAATATATCGTGTAAGCGTTACTGCTTACTTTTTTGCGCAAACACCAGCCGAAATCAGtcccatatgtaagtatatcatAACCCAAAGCCATTTTAAACCCATCTTCCTAGCTTGTTTGCATGCATTTTAATATTGAATGGACACCATAGTGTTTATATATGTTCCCTTTTGTTATTGCATTCTTATCGAAATATGGGAGCACTGCCAATATCGAGACAATTTGATTGGCTGCCGACGACTAAAatttagatatatgtatgtacatcataGATATACCGTCAGcgacaaaataaagtgtacaccagATATTagtaagtttttattatttatttattaactttgttatttcagtaatttttgtataaaaatatatgtagctcATCCTACAACAAATCCCATATTAAGCAAATTTTCGAACTTTGTATTCAGAAAATTTTCATGGACATtgtaaactttttactcagaatttttagaaaaacttccGGTATGCAGCTTAATGGATGATAGAATTTTGGtttcaagtggttcaaaaatcgcgttggttTTTGACGATTTTTTCTGCTGACCCTGTTGGGTTTTTTCTTCCACAGAAAAAAATGTGGAGTgggcgttaaatggagaaaatgcacaagaccgcgtccgaaaaaaattctcaaaaattagtGTGATTGTGTTAAGCTTCAAAAAGGGCATTTAAACTCCCTAACTATTGTACGGCGTTTTAAACTGAGATATTTGCTGAAAAGAAACCAGCAGATTTTATGTGTACAGACACAACATTTACgtagatagccaagcggctataaAAGCGATGAAATCATACTGTGTATCATCCAGAAGTGTCCATGAATGTAAGGAAGCAATAAAGAAACTCACTCGTAACCGCAGGATTTGTGTTTATTAGATTCCTGGGCATAaaggcatagagggaaatgggACAGTGAATGCAATAGCTAAAGAAGGCCCCAGACTTGCAGCGGATCAAATAAGTCAGGTACTTAAGCCCCTGCGCACAATTCAAAAAGAACTAGAGGAACACATGCTAAGAAAAGGCAGATGGCTTGGCTTAACCAATTGCAAAGTTACCAGATCCTGTGTAAACACGCATATGATGTCAAGTATACTAAATCAGTTATATCGTTCGATAGATGGAACTGTAGAACTTTAGTTGGTATACTAACAGGGCACTGCCTAGTTGTAGCAAACGCTTACAAGCTAAATTTAACCCTTCACGACGTTGGCAGGTACAAGAAAAACCCTGGAGCATCTTCTCTGCTACTGTCcggctctctcgaaaactagactatgCTACCTGGACGCTCTCAGCTTTGAACAGCTAGAATCTATCCCTGAACAGGAGCTTGAGCAACTCGTAAAACAGCgcgcatcttgagtgatgcaGATTTTCGCTAAATAGGACTCTGATCCGGTATCGCTATGGGCCAAAATGGTCTCCGGGGGTTTCGCCCAGccagtataacctaacctagtctGATTTTCgatctacttgaaacttgcactttattataccaaaattcaatattctaaactaaaaattcatacccgaaaatgttttaaaaattctgagtaaaaagttcgaaactttgctttatttaatagtATGAACCatatctttattaaaaaaaaaatgactgaaattacaaaataaattaaaaaatagttaaaagtaATTAAGTGgtgtagactttattttaagGCTGACTGTCGTAAACAAACGAGTAAcgattaaaatatacataatttcCATCAAACACACAATGGAAACAATTGAC from Anastrepha ludens isolate Willacy chromosome 5, idAnaLude1.1, whole genome shotgun sequence includes these protein-coding regions:
- the LOC128864081 gene encoding mitochondrial basic amino acids transporter isoform X1, translating into MGTNPSLCKIYNLKETPPEGVHLQPIVPVNSTHIAMAFDFVAGCLGGCAGVLVGHPFDTVKVHLQMQDVKNPIYRGTFHCISSLIQTDGTRSLYRGMSSPLMGISVVNAIVFGVYGNVQRQIEDSNSLFSHFIAGCASGLSQSIACSPMELAKTRMQLQHLDPKAPQFTSPFQCIRHIIQRDGFKGGFRGLGITAARDVPAFAAYFVSYEWLMSLSEKPNVLHALAAGGMAGIASWLVCYPTDVVKTLLQADGMSSAPIYEDAWDCAVKNYHKHGIRFFSRGLNSTIIRAFPANAACFYVVAWILGLAKHTNMDVELQTADQLAISSVPITVEMPLSYLHRYEKERHEVREKRCTMVKILQTLGSFNEAVCHSDIEELAHEFYPENDNDFKYYVFEDERLHIKEIFDDYE
- the LOC128864081 gene encoding mitochondrial basic amino acids transporter isoform X2, with the translated sequence MAFDFVAGCLGGCAGVLVGHPFDTVKVHLQMQDVKNPIYRGTFHCISSLIQTDGTRSLYRGMSSPLMGISVVNAIVFGVYGNVQRQIEDSNSLFSHFIAGCASGLSQSIACSPMELAKTRMQLQHLDPKAPQFTSPFQCIRHIIQRDGFKGGFRGLGITAARDVPAFAAYFVSYEWLMSLSEKPNVLHALAAGGMAGIASWLVCYPTDVVKTLLQADGMSSAPIYEDAWDCAVKNYHKHGIRFFSRGLNSTIIRAFPANAACFYVVAWILGLAKHTNMDVELQTADQLAISSVPITVEMPLSYLHRYEKERHEVREKRCTMVKILQTLGSFNEAVCHSDIEELAHEFYPENDNDFKYYVFEDERLHIKEIFDDYE